The Burkholderia mayonis DNA window CCATTTCCACATGGACTACTACTCGTTCTCGGTCTTCAAGCGTCAGGAAACGCCGTTCGTGACGACGCTGCACGGCCGTCTCGATCTGCCCGAGCAGCAGCCGGTGTTCGACACGTTCGACACCGCGCCCGTGATCTCGATCTCGAACGCGCAGCGTCAGCCGATGCCGCAGGCGAAGTGGCTGACGACCGTCTACCACGGGCTGCCGGAGACGCTCTACACGCCGCAGCCCGTCGAGCAGTCGTATCTCGCGTTCCTCGGCCGGATCTCGCCGGAAAAGCGCGTCGACACGGCGATCCGGATCGCGCAGCGCTGCGGGATGCGCCTCCGGATCGCCGCGAAGATCGATGCGGCGGACGAAGAGTATTTCGAGCGCGAGATCAAGCCGCTCTTCGCGCTGCCGCATGTCGAGTACATCGGCGAGATCGCCGATCACGAGAAGGCCGCGTTCCTGTCGGGCGCGCATGCGCTGCTGTTCCCGATCGACTGGCCCGAGCCGTTCGGCCTCGTGATGATCGAAGCGATGGCGTGCGGCACGCCCGTCATCGCGTTCAATCGCGGCGCGGTGCCGGAGGTAATCGACGAGG harbors:
- a CDS encoding glycosyltransferase family 4 protein codes for the protein MRIAQIAPLTESVPPKLYGGTERVVSYITEALVDLGHDVTLFASGDSITRAKLDAVWPRALRLDSSIRDRIAPHMLLMETVARRARDFDVLHFHMDYYSFSVFKRQETPFVTTLHGRLDLPEQQPVFDTFDTAPVISISNAQRQPMPQAKWLTTVYHGLPETLYTPQPVEQSYLAFLGRISPEKRVDTAIRIAQRCGMRLRIAAKIDAADEEYFEREIKPLFALPHVEYIGEIADHEKAAFLSGAHALLFPIDWPEPFGLVMIEAMACGTPVIAFNRGAVPEVIDEGMSGFIVEDEISAVAAVNRLHTLSRERVRARFEERFTSRRMAQQYVDVYQSLIRAQKRARFKVIDSAS